The proteins below come from a single Oncorhynchus keta strain PuntledgeMale-10-30-2019 chromosome 1, Oket_V2, whole genome shotgun sequence genomic window:
- the LOC118364174 gene encoding fructose-bisphosphate aldolase C-like, which translates to MTHQFPALSSGQKRELQEIALRIVTPGKGILAADESVGSMAKRLNQIGVENTEENRRQYRQILFSADDRINSCIGGVIFFHETLYQHADDGTPFVKMIKDRGITVGIKVDKGVVPLAGTNGESTTQGLDGLSERCAQYKKDGANFAKWRCVFKISEATPSKLSIEENANVLARYSSICQQHGIVPIVEPEILPDGDHDLRRCQYVTEKVLAALYKAMSDHHVYLEGTLLKPNMATPGHSCPTKYSAEEVAMATVTALRRTVPPAVTGVTFLSGGQSEEEASVHLNAINNCSLVKPWTLTFSYGRALQVSALKTWRGHKENESAATEQFIKRAEVNGLACQGKYTGGGDSESDQIYVANHAY; encoded by the exons ATGACGCACCAGTTCCCAGCCCTCTCCAGTGGTCAGAAGAGGGAGCTCCAGGAGATTGCCCTTCGTATCGTCACTCCAGGGAAGGGCATCCTGGCTGCTGATGAGTCTGTGG GCAGCATGGCGAAGCGCCTTAACCAGATAGGGGTTGAGAACACTGAGGAGAACCGCCGGCAGTACCGCCAGATCCTCTTCAGTGCTGACGACCGCATCAACAGCTGCATCGGAGGAGTCATTTTCTTCCACGAAACGCTGTACCAACACGCTGACGACGGCACGCCCTTCGTCAAGATGATCAAGGATAGGGGCATCACTGTGGGCATCAAG GTTGACAAGGGTGTTGTccccttggcaggaaccaatggagAATCTACCACTCAGG GACTGGATGGGCTCTCAGAACGCTGTGCTCAGTATAAGAAGGACGGGGCAAACTTTGCTAAGTGGCGCTGTGTGTTCAAGATCAGTGAGGCCACCCCCTCTAAACTGTCCATTGAAGAGAATGCAAATGTTCTGGCTCGATATTCAAGCATTTGCCAGCAG CATGGGATTGTGCCTATTGTGGAGCCAGAGATTTTGCCTGATGGAGATCATGATCTGAGGCGTTGTCAGTATGTCACAGAGAAG GTCCTAGCTGCATTGTACAAGGCCATGTCTGACCATCATGTGTACCTGGAGGGCACTCTGCTCAAGCCCAATATGGCCACTCCTGGCCACAGCTGCCCCACAAAATACAGCGCAGAGGAGGTCGCCATGGCAACAGTCACTGCCTTGCGCCGCACCGTCCCTCCTGCTGTCACGG GAGTGACGTTCCTCTCTGGGGGTCAGAGTGAAGAGGAGGCCTCTGTCCACCTGAATGCCATCAACAACTGCTCCCTGGTGAAGCCCTGGACCCTCACCTTCTCGTACGGCCGAGCCCTGCAGGTGTCCGCACTCAAAACCTGGCGGGGACATAAAGAGAATGAGAGTGCTGCAACTGAGCAGTTTATCAAGCGAGCAGAG GTGAATGGCCTGGCCTGTCAGGGGAAGTACACTGGTGGAGGGGACAGTGAATCCGACCAGATCTATGTGGCCAATCATGCATACTAA
- the LOC118364228 gene encoding serine/arginine-rich splicing factor 1B produces MSGGVVRGPAGNNDCRIYVGNLPPDIRTKDVEDVFYKYGAIRDIDLKNRRGGPPFAFIEFEDPRDADDAVYGRDGYDYDGYRLRVEFPRSGRGGGRGGFGGGGGGGGGGGVGGAPRGRYGPPSRRSEYRVIVSGLPQSGSWQDLKDHMREAGDVCYADVFRDGTGVVEFVRKEDMTYAVRKLDNTKFRSHEGETAYVRVKVDGPRSPSYGRSRSRSRSRSRSRSAASRSRSNSRGGGTRGGRGSPRYSPRHSRSRSRS; encoded by the exons ATGTCGGGAGGCGTCGTGCGAGGCCCCGCAGGAAATAACGATTGTCGAATTTATGTCGGAAATCTACCTCCTGATATTCGCACTAAAGATGTTGAGGACGTGTTCTACAAATACGGAGCTATTCGAGACATCGATTTGAAAAATCGGAGAGGGGGACCTCCCTTTGCCTTCATCGAATTTGAAGATCCCAG GGACGCAGACGATGCAGTGTACGGACGAGACGGCTATGACTACGACGGTTATCGGCTGCGAGTTGAATTCCCTCGGAGCGGAAGGGGTGGGGGAAGAGGCGgctttggtggtggtggtggtggcggtggtggCGGGGGGGTTGGTGGCGCTCCTAGAGGCAGATACGGGCCGCCATCCAGACGCTCCGAGTATAGGGTCATTGTCTCAG GGCTTCCCCAGAGTGGCAGCTGGCAGGACCTCAAGGATCACATGCGTGAGGCTGGGGATGTATGTTATGCTGACGTTTTCAGAGATGGAACTGGGGTTGTGGAGTTTGTGCGCAAAGAAGACATGACCTACGCTGTTCGAAAGCTGGATAACACCAAATTCCGATCACACGAG GGAGAGACCGCATACGTTCGCGTGAAAGTAGATGGTCCCCGCAGCCCGAGCTATGGAAGATCCCGTTCCAGGAGCCGCAGTCGAAGCAGGAGCCGCAGCGCAGCCAGTCGCAGCCGCAGCAACTCTCGCGGTGGTGGTACCCGTGGTGGCAGAGGATCTCCTCGCTACTCTCCACGCCATAGCCGCTCTCGCTCCCGTTCCTAA
- the LOC118364287 gene encoding dynein light chain 2, cytoplasmic, with protein MTDRKAVIKNADMSEDMQQDAVDCATQAMEKYNIEKDIAAYIKKEFDKKYNPTWHCIVGRNFGSYVTHETKHFIYFYLGQVAILLFKSG; from the exons ATGACTGACAGGAAGGCAGTAATCAAGAATGCTGACATGTCAGAGGACATGCAGCAGGATGCAGTGGACTGTGCTACCCAGGCCATGGAGAAGTACAATATAGAGAAGGACATTGCAGCCTACATAAAGAAG GAATTTGACAAGAAGTATAACCCAACATGGCATTGCATTGTTGGGAGGAACTTCGGCAGCTACGTCACTCATGAGACAAAGCATTTCATCTACTTCTACTTAGGGCAGGTGGCCATCCTCCTCTTCAAGTCTGGCTGA